In Candidatus Bathyarchaeia archaeon, the genomic stretch TTAACATCGGTGTCTCCATGTCTCACGGAAACGCTGACACATAGCTTATCGCACCACCATGTGAGTCTGTCGAGCATGTCTCTGTTCAACGCCCTAAGGGGGGTAATGTACAACGCCTTGATCCCCCTTTCTCTGTCAGCCATCGATATGACGCGGTCCAGCACTGGAAGAACCGCTGACTCAGTTTTGCCGTGGGCTGTGGGAGCGATGAGAAGCACGTTTTCCCCTCTTAGGATGAGAGGGATCGCCCTCCGCTGCGCCTCAGTTGGCTTCACAAACCCCTTCTCCTTAACCGCCTTTTGAAGAGGTTTAGAAAGCATCGTAAACACGTTTTCCTCCACGGTTATGTCCACGCTCATGTCTTTAGGCAGCTCCAACATAATTACTGGCGGTTGGGCTGGAATAAAAACATAGGCTTTAGAATGGGAAAGCCTAAATAAGCATGAGGGTTTTAAAGACGTATCATCGTCGATAAGCGAGTTGGCATGGTTTAATCACCTCTAGCGGATGGGTTGAAAGGTTGAATGTAGGTTTGGAGAGGATTTGGCGTGAAAGGGCTGTGAAGAACCATTTGGATTTAATCGTTTTGAGGTTGTTGAAGGATAAGCCGAGGTGGGGTTATGAGATAAACATGGCGGTTAGGGATATGTTCGGCGTATATCTGAGCGCTGGGACCCTGTACCCTCTCCTACACTCCTTGGAGGAGGAAGGCTACGTGGAGGGTTTATGGGAAACTGAAAAGGGAAAGGGGAGGGGAAGACGCATTTACAGGATTACGGAGAGGGGGAGGGGTTTTCTCACCGTAGGTGAAAGGACCTTAAAGGGGATTACCCGCAGGCTGAGCCTCGGGGAGCATTAGCCTCAAAAAGGGCACGGGGGTTAGGATGTGAATTTAGTTAAGAGGATGTGGAGAAGCGAAGTCTTCCGAGTAGTGTTTACCCTCGCCTTGGTTTTCCTGGCGGTTCAGGGAGCTTGGATGGTGATGAAAGTAATCCTTGGAACCGAGGTGCCTTTGGCCTACGTTCCATCCAGAAGTATGGAGCCCACGCTAAGAGTAGGAGATTTAGTAGTCATAGAGGGTGTGGAGCCTCGTGAAATCTCCTTAGGCGACATACTGGTATTCTACGTGCCTGGGCATTACGGTGAGGATTCCTACCGCATTGTTCACAGAGTGGTCACCGTGGTTCAAGTAGACGGCACGTTGGGCTTTGAAACTAAGGGGGATAACAACCCGTCATCCGACCTGTACAGGTGGGGTTACATTCCAGCCTCCCATGTGGTTGGGGTGGTGAAGTATCGGATTCCGTACGTGGGTTACTTGGCCATCAAGCTGAGGGAGCCCTTGGGAATCCTCATAGTTGTTTTAATAATTCTCATATTCGTTGTAACCGAGTTTACTGGGTTGAATAAAGGGAAACATAAGGAGAAACGGTAGGATGAGGGTTTTTTAATTGGGTTTATATAGGGCGCGAATCGTGTTTTCCTTTAACGTGAGCGTCTCTAGGTAAACGTGTTGGAAGGTTTTGAAATATGTTTCATAAAAAGGCGTTTATACGCATCGAGAACGTTGTGGCCTCCGCGACCTTAAACCAGAATATCGACCTGAACACCGTTGTGAGGCTGTATCCCAGCGTGGAGTATAAGCCGGAGCAGTTTCCCGGGTTGGTTTATAGGTTGAAAAAACCGAAGACGGCTACATTGGTTTTCAGCAGCGGTAAAATGGTGTGTACGGGAGCGAAGTCCGAGGTTCAGGCTAAAAGGGCTGTTCAGAAGGTTGTGGAAGATTTGAGGAGGGAGGGGGTGGTCTCGGTGGATAGGCCGGAGATTCAGATACAGAACATCGTAGCCTCAGCGGGTTTAGGAGGGTATATAGACCTTGAAAAGTCGACGATGGCCCTTGAAAGGACAATGTATGAGCCGGAGCAGTTTCCCGGCCTCATATACCGGATGGATAATCCCAAGGTCGTGATTTTACTTTTCGCCAGCGGGAAGCTGGTGTGCACGGGGGCTAAGAAGGAGGTGGAAGTGCATGTGGCTGTGGAAAGCCTTAAGCGAACGTTGGAGGAGAAGGGGTTAATTCACTACGGCCCGCGAAGTGGTTGAGCCTCCCTCCATAGGTAGTCAAAATAGTTTTTAGCGAACCGGGCTAACCCGGCGTGGGTGCTCCATATTCCCACAGCCCCAGCGGCGTCATCCTCCCCTAGGACTAGGATGACTTCTTTTACATCCGATACCACGCCTCCCCCGAACATCTGCTCCCTCACCCTCACCTCACCGTATCGCTCTAACCGTTTAAGGAGGCTTGCGTCCGCGTTTTTCACGGCCATAAAGGAGATCTCTACCCCCTTCCTGAACCTTTCCTCGAACGTGGGTTCAAACACGCTCGTCAGCGCTTCGGAGAGAACGGGGGCAGCGACCTGTAGCTTGAAGACTGCTCTGCCGCATACGTCCTGGATTCTGGCGAGGATGTTGAATTCACCCCTCACAATCCACAGGTCTGGCCTTTCACGCCGCTCTTCACGTTCGTAAATGGGTTGGAGCTCCCTGAGAATGGTTTTCACGCTGAACTCCAGCTCATGGCGGAGCTTCAGCTGGGCCGTTTCAACAGCTTCTCCTGGAGGCTTTGGATAATACCTGATTGGTCTAGCGTGCTCGCTTTGAATCCACCCCTTTTTTTCAAGACTGCTCAGCACATCGTACACCTTGGAGTATGGGATCTGGGATTCTCGGCTGAGCTCGCTGGCGGTCAACTTGCCTCTCAATACGAGGGATAAGTAGGCCCTCGCCTCGTATCCTGTGAGTCCGAGGCTTCTTAGGGCTTTGAGGCATTCTTCCGTGACGCTCATACAACTATTCACCTTCGGAATCTTCGAAAAACCTCATATATGTTGGCGGGGAATTGAATTTACAACTTTCGGTGGTGTACTTGGGTCATTTAGGGTGGACGGAGAGCCTATGTCCAGAATGCCTTAAAAAGATTCCAGCCGAGCTGTACGAGGAAAACGGCAAGGTCATGTACCGAAAGAAGTGCCCAAAGCACGGTGTGGCGGAGGATGTTTACTGGGGATCCTACGAGCTCTACATGAAGGCCTCCAGGTTCGCCCATGAAGGCAAGCTCGTGGAGAACCCGAACGTGGATGTCGAGGAGCCTACATGCCCCTTTGACTGTGGGCTCTGCCGGATGCATTTAAACCACACCGCGTTGGGGAACATTGTGTTAACCAATCGATGCGACCTAGCCTGCTGGTACTGTTTTTTCTACGCTGAAAAAGCGGGCTTCGTTTACGAGCCTAGTTTACAGCAGATCAGGGCCATGTTTAAGGCGTTGAGGAATGTGAAGCCCGTTCCCTGCAACGCCGTTCAGCTGACGGGAGGAGAGCCCGCTTTAAGGGAGGATCTGGTCGAGATCATTAAGATGGCTAAGGAGGAGGGCATAGACCACGTTCAACTCAACACCGACGGGATCAGGCTGGCTTTAGACCGGGAGCTGGCTTTAAGGGTTCGTGAGGCGGGGGTGAACACCGTCTACCTAAGCTTCGACGGGGTCACGGAAAAAACCAACCCTAAAAACCACTTTGAAATTCCGTTGGTGTTGAACAATTGTCGTCGAGCGGGCCTCGGAGTTGTCCTGGTGCCGACAGTTATCAACACGGTTAACGACCATGAAGTGGGGGCCATCATCAGGTTCGCCTCCGATAACATCGACGTAGTAAGGGGTGTAAACTATCAGCCAGTATCCTTGGTGGGCAGGATTGGCAGGGCTGAGAGAAGTCGGTTAAGGATCACGATACCCGACGTGATCGCTCGAATCGAAGAGCAGTTGAATGGGGAAATCTCCCGGGAAGACTTTTACCCTGTTCCATGCGTGTCCTCGATTACCCATTTCGTGGAGGCTTTGACGAAGAAGCCTCAATACGAGTTATCGGTTCACTTCGCATGCGGCATGGCGACCTACGTGGTTAGAGACGGGGCCAAGCTTATTCCAATTACAAGGTTCATCGATGTGGAAGGTCTATTCCAATACTTGGAGGAGAAGACCCGTGAGCTGGAGTCAGGTAGAAGCAGGACCATGGTGGGGTTGGACCTACTATTCAAGATTGGCAATTTCATCGACAGGTCGAAGGCGCCGAGGGGACTTAAACTGTCCAGGATCCTATACAACGCCTTCATAAAACACGACTACGCCGCTCTGGCTGAATTCCACTATAAGACCCTGTTCATAGGTATGATGCACTTCCAAGACCTCTATAACTACGACGTGGACCGTGTTCGGCGGTGCGACATACATTACGCCGTACCTGATGGGAGAATCATACCATTTTGCGCTTTCAACGTCCTCCCCCAACTATACCGGGACAAGATTCAAAGGGAATATGGGGAGCCCATCAAGCAGTGGGAGAAAAGGGTTGGGAGAAGGCTGTCCGACGACCTATATCGGAGGGATCTAGGGAAACTGAGGGAGTTAGAAGCCGAATCCATGGAAAAGGCTGTGGCGAAACCTTAACCGATTTAAGGATCCTTGAGAAGACGACTCAGCCAAATGCCTTACGTTCACCGGCTCACAGTAACTTTGAATCATCACCGTCGTCTATAGAAGTCTTCATTAAACCCCTATTTTAACTCTCTTCCACTTTCACGTGATGAAGTTTCTAAGCCCAATTTTCCTAGCGTATTCGACGGCCTCAACTCTTTCCTCGCTGTTTAGGCATCGGTTTAGCTCCGGCGCCTCGTGGGCCCGCCATTCAGGCCTATACTGAAACATGACGTTAACCCTTACTTCAGGCCCTAGGTTTTCGACGATCCACTCCACTATGGGTTTAAAGCAGCACTCTACGTGACTTGGAAGCAAGAGGATTCTTATGATTAACTCCCCCCACTTTGAAGCCTCTAGATGATTTCTAACGGCGGCCTCCCAGTATTTTGGGGCTGAAGATATTCGTCGGCTGCAGTCGCCGGGACCGTACTTGAAATCCAACAGGTACACGTCGGCGAATCCTTTCAAAAGCTCCGCTGTCTCCACGCTGTAGTAGGAGTTGCTGTTCCACACCACTGGAACGTTTTTCTCAACGAACCTGAATGCTTCAAGCCATTGGGGAAGCCAAGAGGTGGGGTCTCCCCCTACCAAGTTGACGTTTCGGCAACCGTTTTCCCTCAGCTCCTCAACAATGGCGGCTAGCTCCCTAGGCTTGATGGGCGAACCTTTTTCAACCCACTGGGAAATCGTATAGTTTTGGCAGTGGAGGCACCTCATGGTGCAGCCGCAGGTGAATATTGTTCCCGAGGGAACCAGCTCAGGCTCCTCGCCCATATGCTCGAAATATGTTGAGAGATGGATCACGGTGCCGCATCCGCAAAAGCCCGTCTGGCCCTTAGACCTGTCGACTCCGCATCTCCTCTCGCATAGAAGGCAGCTTTCCAATATGCGTCGAGCAATCTCCACCTTCAAGTCCAGTAGGGATCGAGTCGGCAGGGCCAACCTGTCCACTCTAACCAGCCCATCATCAACTCGACGGGTTAAATCCTTTAAAGATCTTAAAGCCTCTTCATGGGCCTTCAAAAGCTCGTTCAGGGGGTCTCCTGGCGAGTATTCCGCTGGTGTTCTCCTAGCTAGGAGAAACCTCGCTGGCTTAAGGTTTTGGGAAACATCGAAGTATCGGGAGAGGCTTTTCCTACACATCTCATCCCTGAGAACCGAGATGGAGTCAGGCCTTAAGAAACGCCACAAGCTTTACCACATGCTGAGGGAAGGGGCCTCCCAACAATAGTCGTTCTAAAAGTTGTTTGAAAAGCTTTCGGTCTACTTGGTTCCCAACTCCCGGTTTTTCCACCTTAAATTATAGCTGCGACACTTCCTACACCGGTCGGCTGAAGCCGCATTCCTAGCCCCACATACCCGACAAATCTTGTAGAACAACCGATGCCTTTGGGCTAACTGTTTTTTAGCCACATCTGTTATCGGCATGGAAACCACGCCAAGGACAAAGAAATCAACCCCATATAAATGTTTCATGACCCCCGCGTCAATGAAAGGAAAACCTCATCAGAATCCCCTCAAATGTAGAGGAAAGTTTATTATAGGTCAGGTTCCGTGAAATCTACACGTAAAGGGCCCGTGGTTCAGCCTGGTTAGGACGCCGCCCTCACAAACATGGGAACGGCGGAAATCCCCGGTTCAAATCCGGGCGGGCCCACCAAATTTTAAGTCATTCCAGCCACCAAGCGTGGAGCACCACCATAACCGTCTCGTAATATGATAACCTTTTCTGAACCTCCACCCGTCGGAACATCTATCGGTAGCTTAGCTTCTTCTGGTGGACCAGCTACCACATGCCATCTATTGGAATGTTATAAAATTAATCGTCATTTTCTTGAGATAAACAGGAAGAACAGAAAGTATAGGAAAAACAACGGATAGGATTGTGGGGGGTTTATGAATCCTAGAAATCCTAAGAACCCCAAGAAGCCCAACCAACTGAATTTTTTCATGAATAAAAGTATGAATTTGGCTCTATTTAAATTAGCAAGGGAAGAAAGATAAAGTTAATGTGATGAAAAATAATTTACTTAATTATTTATTAATTCGATATGGATAGTCCTCTTTTAATCAGCCTTAGCTTAGGTCGCTCTTCGAGCAGATTGGAAAAGTCGTTTTTATTGGTTAGCGTCGTTTGGTTGCTTCCTTCAGCCGGCTGGCGTAATGCCATAGAATTACGGTGGGCGTCCAAAACGAGAAGACCTTTATGTAGTTTAGGCCAGCGGCCTTCCTCAAGGTGGCTGGATTCCCCTCTGTGAGGTATCCTTCGATAAAGCGTTGAGCTATGGTCTTGGCTCCTTTGTTCAGCGTTAAGCTGTAGTGTCCTGCGTAGTAGAGGAATTCAGCTATGTCCCAAGCTTTATCGCCTCCTTTGCTGGCTTGCTCTAAGTCTAGGGCTATGACGCCTTTGGATCCAAGGAGAATGTTCTCAGGCTTTGCGTCCCCTAGCGTCATGTCGTAGGAGTGGACGTGGGCCATGAAGGCTCCTACCTCTAGGAAGCTGTCGGCCTCGTCTGGGCCGTTGGACTTTAAAGCCTTCCTCACAAGCTTGGAATAGTCCACGCCGTCCAAGTATTCCTTAATCAACGTCTTCTCCCGGACGTTTACGTGGAGGATCCGCTGAACCGGCAGTCCCCTCTCAGACATGTAGCACGTCATTCCATACTCGTTTGAAAGCCTCTCTCTGCCTGAAACCGAGAAATACCTAGCCCCTAAGGCCACGATGTTTAACGGAAACCATTTGAAGACGTACCAGTCTGAGAACCGTTTCACAACGAACCTTTCATCATCGGCGGTGGCTAGGTAGACCTCGTTTAAAGCTCCTCCCAAAGGCTTTAAC encodes the following:
- a CDS encoding PadR family transcriptional regulator — protein: MNVGLERIWRERAVKNHLDLIVLRLLKDKPRWGYEINMAVRDMFGVYLSAGTLYPLLHSLEEEGYVEGLWETEKGKGRGRRIYRITERGRGFLTVGERTLKGITRRLSLGEH
- a CDS encoding signal peptidase I yields the protein MNLVKRMWRSEVFRVVFTLALVFLAVQGAWMVMKVILGTEVPLAYVPSRSMEPTLRVGDLVVIEGVEPREISLGDILVFYVPGHYGEDSYRIVHRVVTVVQVDGTLGFETKGDNNPSSDLYRWGYIPASHVVGVVKYRIPYVGYLAIKLREPLGILIVVLIILIFVVTEFTGLNKGKHKEKR
- a CDS encoding TATA-box-binding protein, translated to MFHKKAFIRIENVVASATLNQNIDLNTVVRLYPSVEYKPEQFPGLVYRLKKPKTATLVFSSGKMVCTGAKSEVQAKRAVQKVVEDLRREGVVSVDRPEIQIQNIVASAGLGGYIDLEKSTMALERTMYEPEQFPGLIYRMDNPKVVILLFASGKLVCTGAKKEVEVHVAVESLKRTLEEKGLIHYGPRSG
- a CDS encoding helix-turn-helix domain-containing protein, which translates into the protein MSVTEECLKALRSLGLTGYEARAYLSLVLRGKLTASELSRESQIPYSKVYDVLSSLEKKGWIQSEHARPIRYYPKPPGEAVETAQLKLRHELEFSVKTILRELQPIYEREERRERPDLWIVRGEFNILARIQDVCGRAVFKLQVAAPVLSEALTSVFEPTFEERFRKGVEISFMAVKNADASLLKRLERYGEVRVREQMFGGGVVSDVKEVILVLGEDDAAGAVGIWSTHAGLARFAKNYFDYLWREAQPLRGP
- a CDS encoding radical SAM protein; this encodes MYLGHLGWTESLCPECLKKIPAELYEENGKVMYRKKCPKHGVAEDVYWGSYELYMKASRFAHEGKLVENPNVDVEEPTCPFDCGLCRMHLNHTALGNIVLTNRCDLACWYCFFYAEKAGFVYEPSLQQIRAMFKALRNVKPVPCNAVQLTGGEPALREDLVEIIKMAKEEGIDHVQLNTDGIRLALDRELALRVREAGVNTVYLSFDGVTEKTNPKNHFEIPLVLNNCRRAGLGVVLVPTVINTVNDHEVGAIIRFASDNIDVVRGVNYQPVSLVGRIGRAERSRLRITIPDVIARIEEQLNGEISREDFYPVPCVSSITHFVEALTKKPQYELSVHFACGMATYVVRDGAKLIPITRFIDVEGLFQYLEEKTRELESGRSRTMVGLDLLFKIGNFIDRSKAPRGLKLSRILYNAFIKHDYAALAEFHYKTLFIGMMHFQDLYNYDVDRVRRCDIHYAVPDGRIIPFCAFNVLPQLYRDKIQREYGEPIKQWEKRVGRRLSDDLYRRDLGKLRELEAESMEKAVAKP
- a CDS encoding radical SAM protein translates to MWRFLRPDSISVLRDEMCRKSLSRYFDVSQNLKPARFLLARRTPAEYSPGDPLNELLKAHEEALRSLKDLTRRVDDGLVRVDRLALPTRSLLDLKVEIARRILESCLLCERRCGVDRSKGQTGFCGCGTVIHLSTYFEHMGEEPELVPSGTIFTCGCTMRCLHCQNYTISQWVEKGSPIKPRELAAIVEELRENGCRNVNLVGGDPTSWLPQWLEAFRFVEKNVPVVWNSNSYYSVETAELLKGFADVYLLDFKYGPGDCSRRISSAPKYWEAAVRNHLEASKWGELIIRILLLPSHVECCFKPIVEWIVENLGPEVRVNVMFQYRPEWRAHEAPELNRCLNSEERVEAVEYARKIGLRNFIT
- a CDS encoding 50S ribosomal protein L40e — protein: MPITDVAKKQLAQRHRLFYKICRVCGARNAASADRCRKCRSYNLRWKNRELGTK